In Macrobrachium rosenbergii isolate ZJJX-2024 chromosome 48, ASM4041242v1, whole genome shotgun sequence, one DNA window encodes the following:
- the LOC136831109 gene encoding daxx-like protein produces MGCLQQQRLRNSSMGCLQQQKLRNSSMGCLQQQKLRNSSMGCLQQQKLRNISMGCLQQNRETAVWAVCSKLRNSSMGCLQQQKLRNSSMGCLQQQKLRNSSMGCLQQQKLRNSSMGCLQQKLRNSSVGCLQQQKQI; encoded by the exons ATgggctgtttgcagcagcagagACTGAGAAACAGTAGTATgggctgtttgcagcagcagaaaCTGAGAAACAGTAGTATgggctgtttgcagcagcagaaaCTGAGAAATAGTAGTATGGGCTGTTTACAGCAgcaaaaactgagaaacattagTATGGGCTGTTTGCAGCA AAACCGAGAAACAGCAGTATGGGCTGTTTGTAGCAAACTGAGAAATAGTAGTATgggctgtttgcagcagcagaaaCTGAGAAACAGTAGTATgggctgtttgcagcagcagaaaCTGAGAAACAGTAGTATgggctgtttgcagcagcagaaaCTGAGAAACAGTAGTATGGGCTGTTTGCAGCAGAAACTGAGAAACAGTAGTGTgggctgtttgcagcagcagaaaCAGATATAG